One part of the Polycyclovorans algicola TG408 genome encodes these proteins:
- a CDS encoding efflux RND transporter permease subunit: MPNAFSSAFHRLVLDMPWVVALFTAALLAVAGYQGQRFKLDASADSLILEGDEDLAYYRDVSGVYGTEEFLVVTYSPDDDLFSEASLARLKRLKDELAALEQVASVMSILDVPLVDSPRVTLSEIQESQRTLLDEDTDPALAKQEFLTSPIYKDLVLNPGADTTAMLVNLRSDEEAARLLERREALRAQRDQKGLSTNEAVELDEVTAAYAARTAELQVATQTLIDEVRVILNRYRDESTIFLGGVPMIAADMIDYVRGDIRSFGIGVGLFIVALLAVSFRRAHWVIVPSAICAVVTVVMVGFLGFMDWRVTIVSSNFISLLLIITLSLSIHLIVRHRELHAESPNRSQRELLRDTINSKFMPSLFTALTTMVSFASLIVSDIRPVIDFGLMMTWGVLFAFLLTFLLFPAALVGWSLGRAPSEGRDITARFNLGLAALVDRAPGLTWFGFVLLLIGGAIGINRLTVENRFIDYFHDSTEIYQGMLEIDRELGGTTPVDVIIDAPKSFYEEQAYLAELAAEDDYLAEELDGGLSSSSYWYNEFRQDEVHAIHDYLDALPQTGKVLSLSSSLRMAQMVNNDQPLGNFEMALAHRLLPADVKASLFDPYMSPDGNQLRFAVRVVDSDPSLRRDDLLRQIERELVEEVGLEPEQVNLTGMMVLYNNVMQSLFESQLATLVVVFLAISAMFWILFGSFKMALIGVVPTLVAAVLVLGLMGWLNIPLDIMTITIAAITIGIGVHDTIHYTHRYRDEVQQHGDEGAVQSCHASVGRAMAYTTLVVALGFSILALSNFVPTIYFGLFTGAAMLIALFSNLTLLPLLLVRLKPFTRTS; this comes from the coding sequence ATGCCCAACGCTTTCTCATCTGCCTTCCACCGCTTGGTACTGGACATGCCGTGGGTGGTAGCGCTGTTCACAGCCGCATTGTTGGCCGTCGCCGGATACCAGGGTCAGCGGTTTAAGCTCGACGCCTCGGCAGACTCTCTTATTCTTGAGGGTGACGAAGACCTCGCCTACTACCGCGATGTTAGTGGTGTTTATGGCACTGAAGAGTTCTTGGTGGTCACCTATTCGCCCGACGACGACCTGTTCTCGGAAGCCTCATTGGCTCGCCTGAAGCGGCTTAAGGATGAGCTTGCGGCGTTGGAGCAGGTGGCTTCGGTGATGAGCATTCTCGACGTGCCCCTGGTCGACAGTCCGCGCGTGACCCTGAGCGAGATACAGGAATCGCAGCGCACTTTGCTGGATGAGGACACGGACCCGGCCCTGGCCAAGCAGGAGTTTCTGACCAGCCCGATCTACAAGGACCTGGTGCTGAATCCCGGCGCCGACACAACGGCGATGTTGGTGAATCTTCGAAGCGATGAAGAGGCCGCACGCTTGCTTGAACGCCGTGAGGCTTTGCGCGCCCAGCGCGATCAAAAAGGTCTGAGCACTAACGAAGCGGTCGAGCTCGATGAAGTCACCGCTGCTTACGCCGCACGTACGGCCGAACTGCAGGTGGCCACGCAAACACTGATCGACGAAGTCCGGGTCATTCTCAACCGCTATCGCGACGAGTCGACCATCTTTCTCGGCGGCGTGCCGATGATTGCCGCTGACATGATCGATTACGTTCGCGGAGACATTCGCAGCTTTGGTATCGGCGTTGGGCTGTTCATCGTGGCGCTGCTGGCGGTGTCATTTCGTCGCGCCCACTGGGTCATCGTTCCGTCGGCTATCTGTGCGGTGGTGACCGTTGTTATGGTCGGATTCCTTGGCTTCATGGACTGGCGGGTGACCATTGTTTCTTCCAACTTCATTTCACTGCTGCTGATCATCACGCTTTCGCTATCGATTCATTTGATTGTGCGGCACCGCGAGCTACACGCCGAAAGCCCAAACCGTTCGCAACGTGAATTATTGCGCGACACGATCAACAGCAAGTTCATGCCCTCGTTGTTCACCGCACTGACCACCATGGTGTCGTTCGCCTCACTGATCGTCAGTGACATTCGCCCGGTGATTGATTTTGGTCTGATGATGACTTGGGGCGTGCTGTTTGCGTTCCTGTTGACCTTTCTGCTGTTTCCCGCAGCGCTGGTGGGCTGGAGCCTTGGTCGTGCGCCCAGCGAAGGGCGTGACATCACCGCACGTTTCAACCTGGGCCTCGCAGCGCTGGTGGACCGTGCGCCTGGGCTGACATGGTTCGGGTTTGTGTTGCTGCTGATTGGCGGCGCGATCGGCATCAACCGACTCACGGTCGAAAACCGCTTCATCGACTACTTTCACGACTCGACTGAAATCTACCAGGGCATGCTCGAAATTGACCGCGAGCTGGGGGGGACCACGCCGGTCGATGTCATCATTGATGCGCCGAAAAGCTTCTATGAGGAGCAGGCCTACTTGGCGGAGTTGGCTGCAGAAGATGACTATCTGGCGGAAGAACTTGACGGGGGCCTGAGCAGTTCAAGCTACTGGTACAACGAGTTCCGACAAGATGAGGTCCACGCCATTCATGACTACCTCGACGCTCTGCCGCAAACCGGCAAGGTGCTCTCCCTTTCGAGCAGTTTGCGAATGGCGCAGATGGTCAACAACGACCAGCCACTGGGCAATTTCGAGATGGCATTGGCTCACCGCCTACTGCCCGCCGACGTAAAGGCATCGCTATTCGATCCCTACATGTCGCCCGACGGTAACCAGCTGCGCTTCGCCGTGCGGGTGGTCGATTCCGACCCATCGCTGCGGCGCGACGATTTGCTCAGGCAGATTGAACGCGAGTTGGTTGAGGAGGTTGGACTCGAGCCGGAGCAGGTCAATCTCACGGGCATGATGGTGCTCTATAACAATGTGATGCAGAGCCTCTTTGAGTCACAGCTGGCCACATTGGTGGTGGTGTTTCTCGCCATTAGCGCCATGTTCTGGATACTGTTTGGCTCGTTCAAAATGGCCTTGATTGGCGTCGTGCCCACCCTGGTCGCAGCAGTGTTGGTGTTGGGGCTGATGGGCTGGTTGAACATTCCGCTGGACATCATGACGATTACCATTGCCGCGATCACCATTGGCATTGGCGTGCACGACACCATTCACTACACACACCGTTACCGTGATGAGGTGCAGCAGCACGGTGACGAGGGTGCAGTGCAATCCTGCCACGCCAGCGTCGGCCGGGCGATGGCCTACACCACCCTGGTGGTCGCCCTCGGCTTTTCGATACTGGCACTGTCAAACTTCGTACCGACCATTTACTTCGGGCTGTTCACTGGCGCCGCGATGCTGATTGCACTGTTCAGTAACCTCACCTTACTGCCCTTGCTGCTGGTTCGGTTGAAGCCCTTCACAAGGACGTCCTGA
- a CDS encoding OmpA family protein has translation MSNKINAGPSIGGRSMQFSSMWQRGLAIATVALLSVGVAVPGFAQSTGAVDPNTVLDDRWSVTPMVGFAFSDRSDLDSGLSGGVLATKPLTHWFSYELGADYSLIETSNAGDYERVTGRLGGLLYPFRPYFDDSSSFQPFIGGGLHLSSVDFLKQTTSAFGFYGSIGAQQKLNDTLSLSLLGRYQVDDVGDSGPLVDQTFYTWQVLAGLRIALGSKPSDQFRDADGDGVPDGVDKCPDTPPGVQVDARGCPLDTDGDGVPDHLDQCPDTPRGVKVDDRGCPIDSDGDGIPDHLDKCPGTPPGVEVDAQGCALVDTDGDGIPDAYDKCPDTPDGIAIDDEGCPLDSDGDGIPDHLDECPNTPAGLAVLPDGCALVGDCRKPRPGEAVDANGCAMDRGFILRGVKFEFDSAILTVEAKQILDKVAVTLSSYPDVDVELGGHTDSIGTAGYNLGLSERRSIAVKEYLARKGISGERMTPVGYGLTVPIADNGTAEGREENRRVELTPQN, from the coding sequence ATGAGCAACAAAATTAACGCTGGCCCTTCCATCGGGGGAAGATCAATGCAGTTTTCATCAATGTGGCAAAGGGGATTGGCAATTGCCACGGTGGCATTGCTGTCAGTGGGTGTCGCCGTGCCCGGATTCGCGCAATCGACCGGCGCGGTCGACCCGAACACGGTGCTTGATGACCGCTGGTCAGTCACGCCAATGGTCGGCTTTGCATTCTCAGACCGGTCGGATCTCGACAGTGGGCTGAGTGGCGGTGTGCTGGCAACCAAGCCCTTGACGCACTGGTTCTCATACGAATTGGGGGCTGATTACAGCCTGATTGAAACCAGCAACGCCGGTGACTACGAGCGCGTTACCGGGCGGCTAGGGGGATTGCTTTATCCTTTTCGCCCCTATTTCGACGATTCGAGTTCGTTCCAGCCGTTCATTGGCGGCGGTCTTCATCTGTCGTCAGTCGACTTCCTGAAGCAGACCACCAGCGCCTTCGGCTTCTACGGGAGTATCGGCGCCCAGCAAAAGCTTAACGACACGCTGTCATTGAGCCTCCTGGGCCGCTACCAAGTTGACGACGTCGGCGACAGCGGACCACTGGTCGACCAGACCTTTTACACGTGGCAGGTACTCGCCGGTCTGCGCATTGCACTGGGCTCCAAACCCTCTGACCAGTTCCGCGATGCCGACGGCGACGGCGTGCCGGACGGCGTTGATAAATGCCCTGACACGCCGCCGGGTGTCCAGGTGGATGCGCGTGGTTGTCCGCTGGACACCGACGGTGACGGCGTTCCTGACCACCTTGATCAGTGCCCCGATACACCACGAGGGGTAAAGGTTGACGACCGGGGTTGTCCGATCGACTCGGACGGCGACGGCATCCCCGACCACCTCGACAAGTGCCCCGGCACGCCGCCAGGTGTCGAAGTCGATGCGCAAGGTTGTGCGCTGGTTGACACCGACGGAGATGGCATCCCCGACGCCTACGACAAGTGCCCGGACACACCGGACGGTATCGCCATTGACGACGAGGGCTGCCCTCTGGATTCAGACGGTGATGGCATTCCTGACCATCTCGACGAGTGCCCGAATACACCTGCTGGATTGGCCGTGCTGCCTGATGGTTGCGCCTTGGTTGGCGACTGCCGCAAGCCACGGCCGGGTGAGGCCGTCGATGCCAACGGGTGCGCAATGGATCGCGGCTTCATCCTGCGCGGCGTCAAGTTCGAGTTTGATTCGGCCATCCTCACGGTCGAGGCAAAGCAGATTCTCGACAAGGTTGCGGTGACGCTGTCGTCCTACCCGGATGTGGACGTCGAGTTGGGCGGCCACACGGACAGCATCGGGACAGCTGGCTATAACCTAGGCTTGTCCGAACGTCGCTCCATCGCAGTCAAGGAATACTTGGCGCGCAAGGGAATCAGTGGCGAACGGATGACACCTGTCGGCTACGGGCTGACGGTGCCGATCGCGGACAACGGCACTGCAGAGGGCCGTGAGGAGAATCGGCGTGTGGAATTGACGCCACAGAACTGA
- a CDS encoding long-chain-fatty-acid--CoA ligase, with translation METPQTPLEFFRRARKVHPEREAVVDGDRRFSYREFAARCDKASAAWAKLGVKSGDRVGTIAPNTHRHLEQFYAVPQLGAVIVPMNYRLTADDFVYLANHSGCKLLCVHADYLDLVDSVREQMTSVKHFVALEGEKAGWLNYEALLTDAPDTFPAVSLAESDLLAINYTSGTTSKPKGVMITHRNAWTNSVGVLIHWHMTPSDRYLWTLPMFHANGWTFTWTVTAVGAAHVCLRKVEAIAIYDTINRERVTHLSAAPTVLIAIANGPEAERKSLRQGVKVFTAGAPPAPATIERMEGELHWHITQVYGLTETAPLITICEPLPAHDELSLRERASIKARQGIEIITAGETRVVDEQMNNVPADGQTMGEIVARGNVVMKGYFNDTEATEKAFAGGWFHTGDAAIVHPDGYIEIRDRFKDVIISGGENISSIEVEGALLRHPAILEVGVVGLPHEKWGESPNAFVVLQPGKTVTTDELRQFARDNLAHFKVPSAFHVVDELPKTATGKIQKFVLRAGKAGIAAQ, from the coding sequence ATGGAAACCCCTCAAACCCCGCTTGAGTTTTTTCGCCGTGCACGCAAGGTGCACCCGGAGCGCGAGGCCGTGGTCGATGGCGACCGACGTTTCAGCTATCGCGAATTTGCCGCGCGCTGCGACAAAGCCTCGGCGGCATGGGCGAAGCTGGGCGTGAAGTCGGGCGACCGGGTTGGCACCATTGCGCCCAACACGCACCGCCATCTCGAACAGTTTTATGCGGTGCCGCAGTTGGGCGCGGTGATCGTGCCCATGAATTACCGCCTGACGGCCGACGACTTTGTTTACTTGGCGAATCACAGTGGCTGCAAATTGCTGTGTGTGCACGCGGACTACCTTGATTTGGTCGACAGCGTGCGCGAGCAGATGACCTCGGTGAAGCATTTCGTCGCGCTGGAAGGCGAAAAGGCGGGTTGGCTCAATTACGAAGCCTTGCTGACAGATGCGCCCGACACCTTTCCTGCAGTCTCGCTGGCCGAATCCGACCTGCTGGCCATCAATTACACCAGCGGCACGACCTCGAAGCCCAAAGGCGTGATGATCACGCACCGAAACGCCTGGACGAACTCGGTGGGGGTCCTGATTCACTGGCACATGACGCCTTCAGATCGCTATTTGTGGACGCTGCCAATGTTCCACGCCAACGGCTGGACCTTTACCTGGACAGTGACTGCGGTCGGGGCGGCGCATGTGTGTCTCCGCAAGGTCGAGGCCATAGCGATTTACGACACCATCAACCGTGAGCGGGTCACGCACCTGAGTGCGGCGCCCACCGTGCTGATCGCCATCGCCAATGGGCCCGAGGCCGAGCGAAAGTCGCTGCGTCAAGGCGTCAAGGTTTTCACTGCGGGCGCGCCACCCGCACCGGCGACCATCGAGCGCATGGAGGGCGAATTGCACTGGCACATCACACAAGTTTACGGGCTGACCGAAACCGCGCCGTTGATCACCATTTGCGAGCCCTTGCCAGCGCATGATGAATTGAGCCTGCGAGAGCGTGCGTCAATCAAGGCGCGTCAGGGCATTGAAATCATCACGGCCGGAGAAACCCGGGTGGTCGATGAGCAGATGAACAACGTCCCCGCTGATGGCCAAACGATGGGGGAAATTGTTGCGCGTGGCAATGTGGTGATGAAGGGTTATTTCAACGACACGGAGGCGACCGAAAAAGCCTTCGCAGGGGGTTGGTTTCATACCGGGGATGCCGCCATTGTTCACCCCGATGGTTATATCGAGATTCGTGATCGCTTCAAGGACGTGATCATTTCGGGCGGCGAAAACATTTCATCAATCGAAGTGGAAGGCGCGTTGTTGCGCCACCCAGCCATATTGGAAGTCGGCGTAGTCGGCCTGCCACACGAGAAATGGGGAGAGTCGCCCAACGCCTTCGTGGTGCTGCAGCCCGGCAAGACGGTCACGACGGACGAGTTACGGCAGTTCGCGAGGGACAATTTGGCCCACTTCAAGGTGCCCAGCGCGTTTCATGTGGTCGACGAACTGCCCAAAACCGCCACAGGCAAAATCCAGAAATTTGTATTGCGCGCCGGCAAAGCGGGTATTGCCGCCCAATAG
- the typA gene encoding translational GTPase TypA has protein sequence MSLKNLRNIAIIAHVDHGKTTLVDKLLRQSQTLDARENLGERIMDSNDLERERGITILAKNTAIRWLDKRDGTEYRINIVDTPGHADFGGEVERVLSMVDSVCLLVDAADGPMPQTRFVTQKAFALGLKPIVVVNKIDRPGARAHWVMDQVFDLFDRLGATDEQLDFTTVFASALNGYAGDNPDIREGDMDFLFQTIVDQVTPPAVDADGPFQMQVISLAYSSYVGVIGTGRISRGRIKPNSPVSVVGRDGKVRQGKVLQVLAFMGLDKVEAAEAEAGDIIAITGIEELGISETVCDAKVPEGLPSLQVDEPTMTMVFEVNKSPFAGKEGKFVTSRQIFERLQKELKTNVALRVEPGDSPDQFRVSGRGLLHLSVLLENMRREGFEIAVARPQVITKEIDGEIHEPYEILVADVEETHQGGVIQGLAERGGKMVNMVPDGKGRVRLEYTISSRGLIGFRSEFINNTGGSGLLFHNFDHFGPANDNKEVGQRYNGVLISNEQGKAVAYALFNLQERGAMIASHGDEVYEGQIVGVHSRENDLVVNVWKGKKLTNMRASGSDENVVLTPPRRFSLEQALEFINDDELVELTPESIRLRKRYLVEHERKRAGRSD, from the coding sequence ATGAGCCTCAAGAACCTCCGCAACATCGCCATCATCGCCCACGTTGACCACGGCAAGACGACCCTGGTGGACAAGCTGCTGCGACAGTCGCAGACGCTGGACGCGCGCGAGAATCTCGGCGAGCGGATCATGGACTCCAACGACTTGGAGCGCGAACGCGGCATTACCATCCTCGCCAAGAACACCGCCATTCGCTGGCTGGACAAGCGCGACGGCACCGAATACCGCATCAACATTGTCGACACGCCCGGGCACGCCGACTTTGGCGGCGAAGTGGAGCGCGTGTTGTCCATGGTGGACTCGGTCTGCCTGCTGGTCGACGCCGCTGACGGCCCGATGCCGCAAACCCGCTTCGTCACCCAGAAGGCGTTCGCCCTAGGGTTGAAGCCGATTGTGGTGGTGAACAAGATCGACCGCCCCGGCGCCCGTGCACACTGGGTAATGGATCAGGTGTTTGACCTGTTCGACCGCCTCGGCGCCACCGACGAGCAGCTGGACTTCACCACCGTGTTCGCCAGTGCGCTGAATGGTTATGCCGGGGACAACCCCGACATCCGCGAAGGTGACATGGACTTCCTGTTCCAGACCATCGTCGATCAGGTGACGCCGCCGGCCGTTGACGCCGACGGTCCGTTCCAGATGCAGGTGATCAGCCTCGCTTACAGCAGTTACGTCGGTGTGATCGGCACCGGCCGCATTTCACGCGGCCGCATCAAGCCCAACAGCCCGGTGTCGGTGGTGGGTCGCGACGGCAAGGTGCGCCAGGGCAAGGTGTTGCAGGTGCTGGCGTTCATGGGGCTCGACAAGGTCGAAGCCGCCGAGGCCGAAGCCGGCGACATCATTGCCATCACTGGCATTGAAGAGCTGGGCATTTCCGAGACTGTTTGTGATGCCAAGGTGCCGGAAGGTCTGCCGTCGCTGCAGGTCGATGAGCCGACGATGACCATGGTGTTTGAGGTCAACAAGTCGCCGTTTGCCGGCAAGGAAGGCAAGTTTGTTACCAGCCGCCAGATTTTCGAGCGGCTGCAGAAAGAACTGAAAACCAACGTGGCGCTGCGGGTTGAGCCCGGCGATTCGCCGGATCAGTTCCGCGTCTCGGGTCGTGGCCTGCTGCACCTGTCAGTCCTGCTCGAGAACATGCGCCGCGAAGGCTTCGAGATTGCCGTGGCGCGCCCACAGGTCATCACCAAGGAAATCGACGGCGAGATTCACGAGCCCTACGAAATTCTGGTGGCCGACGTGGAAGAAACGCATCAGGGCGGCGTGATTCAAGGCCTCGCCGAACGCGGCGGCAAGATGGTCAATATGGTGCCGGACGGCAAGGGCCGGGTGCGCCTTGAGTACACCATCAGCTCGCGCGGACTCATCGGCTTCCGCTCGGAGTTCATCAACAACACCGGCGGCTCAGGCCTGCTGTTCCACAACTTTGATCACTTTGGTCCGGCCAACGACAACAAGGAAGTGGGGCAGCGCTACAACGGCGTGCTGATCTCCAACGAGCAGGGCAAGGCGGTGGCCTACGCGCTGTTCAATCTGCAGGAGCGCGGCGCGATGATCGCCAGCCACGGCGATGAGGTCTATGAGGGCCAGATCGTCGGCGTGCACTCACGCGAGAACGACCTGGTCGTCAACGTGTGGAAAGGCAAGAAGCTCACCAACATGCGGGCTTCCGGCTCGGACGAAAACGTGGTGCTCACCCCGCCGCGTCGCTTTTCGCTGGAGCAGGCGCTGGAGTTCATCAACGACGACGAACTGGTGGAACTGACCCCCGAGTCCATCCGCCTGCGCAAGCGCTATCTGGTTGAGCACGAGCGCAAACGTGCGGGTCGCTCGGACTGA